Sequence from the Magallana gigas chromosome 4, xbMagGiga1.1, whole genome shotgun sequence genome:
ttcttctattctagaaattatatgcatcatatattgattctactcatatgttcaaattttataatgtcaATTAAACTATCTTAGATAAAATAGTAATTAAAAGGAAAAATGATATATTCACAGAGTTTAGtatgggactatattttgtggcggaaatgtttttaagaagaaaatgaacatttttttataactcagttgttttaaaGTATCGTCACTTtagcttccttattttcagtgcaaacaaaatttcgagttattttttgtattgggatattttcatattgttacgaaaaacataattttacaatttttcaatatttctatcgacacgTATTGGcaaatttaacatatatttcataaaagtcaagaaaaaatgaattcCAATTTTTGCCTTAAatcagcttatttcatgccatatctcaaattttacataatagacccatgcttttttttcatttattttctgaaattttaagatttttctgacaattttatcataaattaaggaaaaagtttgagacttttaaataatttcattacatgttgaattggtattggataaaaatagcgttttatcagtgcaaaaaggtcaaaatatcaattaagtgaacaaaatttaacattgttcttcatgataattttaatttattttaaatagtataaatttgtatttgatgccatggttcattctcataataaaatatagagggaaaagcgatttatgtgcaatctgcactttcagtgcagaaaggtcaaaTTCAGTATTTAAGGTAttccatccataactaaggaGAATTAACAATTTTGTGTGATCTATACTATATCAAATACGTATTTTAAAGCTATTATGAggctgacataaaccaaactcGAGTGTATGTATGTATTCAATTGAATTAACTTTTCGCACTTAAAACTTTTCtaaagagttgtctgccctttaggaaaattaaaaaaaaaaagtcattttctgaaaatatttatgGTTAACTATATGAATTAGTTTAGCATATTTGGAGAGAGGGAAGCTTTTGCGATTTTGTATcaagagaaatgtgagaaaattacttgtaGTACATACTagttaatgaaatatataaaaaaaatgcatttttcccatagacttcaaAGTTAGCTTCAACatacaataaatttattaaaattaattgttttaaagatttcaaaggtgaatctttattatttaataaagtcCTTAAAATCACATTaagattttagtgatcaaacttACAATCTATTAAATATGAcatatgatagttatggatggactaccttaatacGCCAAATTAAGCAAAAAGAccctaaaattttgttttgaattttagttaagctatgtgtgtagatttttaaaaaatactttagaaaaaaacttatcATTGTGTTAAATCATTCAAATACAACAGTTCTCCCACTAAAAAGGTATGATGAATCGACACCCCTCATCTAATTTCTTTTCGCACTCCAACTGCACCACTTGTGTTTAATATGGcgaaatcaaatttttattggaaattttggcagaactttaaatatatgtactacTACTAGTACGTCATCTCAATTCTTGTATGTTTATATCTCCTGGAGATCAAAATGCCATTGTTATGCCATTGTTAtggaatattttgtaaatatgtaaCCTGGTGATCTCCAATTTTTCCATGTATTGTTAACATAATTTAACGACAAGAAACTCGAAGATAGAACCGGAATGATAATTGTTGAGTGGTTTTTGCATTATTGGCATACTCAAAGATAAATAGTTTGGCATAcacttattaaaaaatatattgggaGGTTTCGTAAATAGGCCTTGGATCTGgagattttctttgaatttttcaaaggtAGGAACTTTTTGAATTAATCcatgatttatattttagcTTGGATCGAACTTGTTTAATTAACACAGAGCCCTATCGAAGGTCGTATCAATCGTTGAGTGTAAAATCCAGAAAAAAAGAGTACATGAAATAACTAATGCTCTTTGTATGTTTTGTTAAAGCTAAAAAGTATTTGCTTTGCatcagtaaaacaaaaaaattataacattttttttattgaaaatcatgGCTtaacttaaaaatcaaataatcaataaaaaaattttcattaatatttaaaagctTTTAAATTCAACCCGACAAGTCGACATGGAAACGCATATAAAAATCGAATGTATGCTGTAATTAAAGAAATACATCTATGACGAGACAACGTGTTAAAAAATCAAGCCAACAAATCACGATAAAAAGAGGAGAGATTTTTGGGGAAAGAAAACTGTATTCCAATATATGAGAAGATAACTACAAAGAATATTGGTTTTGGACAAAATGTTTGACGAGGGTGCGTCTTGCAAATTATTCCTGCTGTTTGTTTTATTCGCTTGCGATACATCTGCAATTTCGCTATCGAGTAATTTTGTTTATGATGGTGACGTTCAGTATGAAGACAGCAATAACACTCTATCAGAAGTCTCTATGCCGCCCGGACAGGCATCAACCATCAGTTGTTGCATTAACTGTTTAATGAACACAAGTTGCAAGGCCGTAGAAATATGCTCAACTCCGTCAGAGAACAAATGTCGGCTGAGTAAGGGACTAACAAATACCACAGGGACTGCAGCTGGTGCGACGTGcaaacgatataaaatggtgagcatatttttataatttatcaacaaaatatttgtttaacttAGACTGACATGTACTACGCTTTTCCTTATGCACACATTATGAAAGCATAACTGAATTTAATTCACAGTGAACAtgaaagaagagagagagagagagagagagagagagagagagagagagagagagagagagagagagagagagagagagagagagagagagagagtatttagggtatcaaataaaagttagGTTCCATCTCttccatttttttcattgttaccACTTTTATAAACAGTTGCGTTTCATGAAAGAGTTTAAGTAATGTAAACTTAGAAAATCGGACACTTAACTGTTTCTCAGTTTCCCATTTtgtgtaaattgttttttttattaacgtTTTCAAATGATACTTAAGATATCCCTGTTTTTAGAGAGTTCTCTTTGATGTTTGAAAtacaaaatcacatttttttatataagcaatgttaacattttttgagaaatgattCAACAGAAACCActgttcattttttatatttcctcCTCTATGTGACATAGGTACGTATTTTTGATATAGTTTTAATTATCCAATTTAAGGACGCCGAGTGGTCGAATCTGCCTTAACCTTGACCTATGATATTTTTGgccaaaacattttgatttagtatagaaaaaatcaaaatatttaagctATGAAACTTTATCTCTATACAGCGTTTTTTGTCCAAAGGaggtacagtaaaactcggttagtacgaacacggatatagcgaattctcaAATATAGCGAACTATTTTtgagtccccggtaaaattattaacaaatctttgcaaaattttacgattataacgaattcggatataaaaaatttacttatatattaaaccgattttgagtcccgtagaggtaAATAATAtcgaaaggactatatatgatatgggcctaaaatggccccctaaaatgaacatcatcattttactgtaattctttgatttttagtacagatatatatatgtatatgtgatgtgtttacataatattcattttgattcaagtgcccacaatttagaaatatgacatcataaagacaaccttttctcgccatttttgcatttttagcataaaacagcttgttttcaagcagttttttctttcagaaaacatagagtgcatgcttgaacaaacaaaataatttaatcagagatgtatcttgccaagactaataagtgacaaaaaaatctatcttgttcaagcatgctctatgtttcccattcgtaaaaagataagaaaaatatcagtttttgactgattttgattgaattctaaaatagcgtcacttctgacgtcatacattgccagtgagtgcaaacaaatcaaataaatatatgaaaaatatattttatatcaactcatctaaaaaataagttaactTTTTATTCTACCCGAAACACTTCAAAAATGACGAATTATGgtggccaaatttaactcatatcatatatatatatatatatatatatatatatatatatatatatatatatatatatatatatatatatatatatatatatatatatatagttctttaacaCTTTCATAACGAATTCTGTACAGTGTAAAAAAGTTTGCACATTAACCAAATagcataatagtttgaatgaatttattttcatataaatttttcgaCTCACAATTCGATTattaaagtaatgtatttttattctaagcctcaattagcaaaaagtATAgcctggtgaaagaaaacatgtataaagtGAATTTGCTATagatattattacgaattcgttatacgagtataacgaATTACGaatataacgaagttaaatcgTTGCTCCCTAGGACTTTGCTATCACCAAGTTTAACTGTATCAAAATGGTACGACTGTTATGCCCtcttaaagttttaaattgcaaataaataaacacttatTTGAACGATTGTGTTTAATTTAATTGTGGAATATTTTCTATTCCATACCATTTTATACAGTAACTGAGAGATAAATGTATAGCACCATCAATATTCAGTATTTCACTccaaattgttttacctgttgTCACAGAGGTACCTAAAATATTGCAGTTGAACTTAACATTTCAAGACACAATCATTATTGAGTTGTCTTTGTACTTTATAATGTACGTTATGTTAGAATGAATAATGCTTGCacttttttgaaattaatcTTCGCATTTGAATAAATACCACAAAAATATCAAACCTAAAAAATAGTACCATCTTCGTCAAGTCTATCATTTACATGCCTGATTAAATGATTTCCGCAATTTGTCTTATTTGCTTAAATCTGTACACAGTTGATCTCTCGTATATTAATTAATACTGagaatttcataattatattgtacttttagtatttatgaaatgagagagagagagagagagagagagagagagatgttttatatttaaaattatttaacatagaaatatctTCTATACCTTTTATAAAAAGGTATTGATTTTGATGCTCTTAAATTCGTTGATGTACTGGACATTAACCAGATTATTAAATCAATTTCGCTAGGTGATGAATGCTACTACATTGATTATTCGACTATGTTCATTAGATCTCTAATCCAAACCCGTTAAAGGATATTTCTTTTCATCTACATCCATGTAGATGAAAAGACATTTCCTAAATCAGATTATCAAGATCTTAGAGGAAATTCCTctttttatgtttaatgaatactttaaaaacattgtatatataaggaacccttttttaaattatatgttcCAAATGCAAATATTAGTGAACCTTGTTTAATTACTTAACAGAAAGTTCACGGTTCCGTTTGTCGCTTACAATCAAGattgcattttatatattttagtcaAAGATTTTTCAGTAACTATTTTTCGctgatatttgaaattttaacacattctttgattaggcatgccatatgccaaattatatatttatctaaatAGTGTATTTGCTACACAAATTTATACAcacttttaaatacaaaataatcttTCGTTGTTTTCTGTCAAAAGTCGATTTACTCGtggaaagaaatgaaaatacaaaacttaaataGTTAACTGTAAAAGTCATTCATTGAtgtatgaaacaaaaataaaaatctttttttacatAAGTTTAGTTGTTTCAGTGTATTTTCATCGTACGCcatatttcaatataattaGAATCGGTTATTCAACGAAGCAATTCTAGATCTTTCTCTGTTCGTTTAATTTTTGCGGGGATGTAGGTGATGCCCGTTCCAAAAATATCATCCATTATATTCAAACttgggatgtacggatcacaagcagGACACTTTATCCATTCGGCTACTCACGTTACATGTTGctgtcgataaaatcctttccaaaaaaaaaaaataataataataataaaaaactagatacgacctcgttacgagtaacgagtaggtcttccgtccgaatttttttttgttattttaaatgataccatgaaatattgatacaatttcatatttaaccccccccccccccccccaaaaaaaataaattaaaatattggataaaaatctctaattacgtcaaacatgggcctgacgatgagttttttcaaaccgataatgtagtgttcaacaactttgattctataatgcataacaaaatatttatcgtttttaagttattcgtaatagactttacgagtctcttggtccctaattaaaggggccagcccctttttcttgattttattggaaagaacttttgattatctaccactttttttatatattatttaacaaaatgtcaactgataaaaagatacagatcaaaacgtatgacaattttgaatgaaaattcgtacccaatttttgtgcctaggcgagctccatgaaatggcgccactggcgtaaaacaatataatagtgcacaacttcaaactatagactacctatcctgaaaatttcgtattcatatctttaatagtttctgagatcagctctgcacaaaataggtcgtaaaaagatagaaaatcCGCCGttactcggtaccggaagtgacgatttcaaaatttcaaaaaacgtctagaattatgacctctgGCAATCATCGGTGAAAAAATGGTCCAAAtcggctgaatagtttttgagaaatcgcgtgcacaaaatttgtggaagaaaataataagaagaaacagtgcgaaaacaataaggtcttccgttggaaacggaagaccttaataaacaaaatacaaacaagCAGAAAAAGGTCGTCATGGcatgacaaaatgaaaaaataacacatttgtgtaatcaaacattttagaattaaacTATTGCCATGAACAAagccaaatatttaaaaatcggTGTACAATTTGAATGCGAGacatttgtacaatttaaaaactaattgaaatgtttaaaaaacataaatactGCATTTATCTTCaacatttcattgtaggccacaaTATTACCTCATAGAATTAGAAGGAACACGAATGAATTTTGCGCGCGCCGCTTCATTCATTGtcaaacattttctatttttctgtatTCAATCTGATCATCGTGCATAATTTATGACACATGTtctaataatttgttttatcgAAAACTACCAGCCACAATGAAATAAGTgctgaaattgcatttcaaggatttaaagtaaatgaattgaTATCTTAGAAGAATGAACAGTGATCTATTGTGTTGGTGtttgatttatattgattttagataaaaatattttcccccAAAAGTTTAGCTTTAGGAAGATATAATGCATATATGAAATATGAGAAATACGTGACTGTAATgtgatttaaacatttttgccatatgtgtttgatttgatttttcataaaaagcaATAATTCTATCTTTTCTATAACAGATagttttttgtttagaaataaattgtATGGAGCCGTTTTTGCGCTTGAATAacggtttttttgtttgtttttattacctGTTGCAGAAAGACAAATGTGGAGGGGAGGGTTATCCTGGAAGTAACGGGAATTGTATATACGGTATGTAAAGATGCCATTTATGGTCAGTGATCTGTCAGTGTTAAAAGTCAGCAATAAATGacatatttgtttgaattaACTTTTACTTTCACATAAAACCTTAAAATCCAATTATTTTAAGTTTTCGTAGAATGTATTTTTATGCCAAGTTAGCACAACTGGAAATAATGTCGACGGTGATATAAGAGTAACAAATTCTCTCTACTTATTCTTTCGAATAAGGTACACAGACATGATAAATAACGAATATAGGGAAGTATATTCATTGGTTTTAAACACTTTGTAATTACTGAGTTTTTCTTTAGTTGGTAACGTAATGTTAAACGTTTCATATTAAATCATTCCTTCTTGAAAGATGGCTGCCAGTCCTGTGATTGTGTTGGGGTTCTCACGCATGCGTCAGGGGTGTACGGTATTACGATTGGTGGAAACAGCAAACTTGTTTACTGCTCTTTTGAAAACGGACTGTCATGGACAGTAAGTTTTATACTACTGCAAATCGATTTCATAGTTATAAATAAGTACattttgtaaacatgtataacttttcaataaaagaataatacaataataatttaattctggttgtaacgcgctttccgattggctaaaaaattattttatatcgtataaagaatgttgcctacgtcatagtaagactaacgtcaaaaacgtatcaatacgcatgacgttacgtttgaattttgtacaatttacgtcattttaaaggtcaaatggccgtttttatctacaatgaagagtagaaaaattaaattgtaagcaatgaattcaatatttattagttttatacgatataaaaaggtttgaaacagtttacgcttttttataaaccgcttcgcggtttataaagcgtaaactgccaaaccattttatatcgtatagaACAAATAAATTTTCGTCAAATGAATTCGAAGAAGTTCTACAATGCTTCACTGATTGTAATTTggttaagcattgaatgctatTTTgaatgtcgtcggtcctataacacaccgagcggtgcagacaaattatcaaaCTGCGCTAACGCTCGGTATTCATCAaagattcaatgcttatatctatattttcatactgatatccgtttgtatgaaatattgggTATCGTCGGTATAAAGCCATTATATACGCTCTTAGTCAAAGatttataacatacatgtacatggaacagccatattaacataCTATTTATATTGCGTTGACGACCTAAAATAAAGTGACATaaacttgattaaaaaaattcttttttattgacGAAAAGATATAATttgaagattattttttattagtacatatcaaattgattaGGTAAGTTTAAACGTTTCAATTAATCTTACATTAAAACATATTCCTAAAACGCGTGATGACGTTTTTATTTCTGCTCCtggcgcatgaattagcaaAGTGTTTTCCCAGGTAATTGAACGTCGCATACATCCAATGCAAACAttaggggaaatatacactgaatgtaaatattgtacaaTGAAAACTTTGAACAGGAATGTAAACACAGTTATTTGTATACCCTGTTTTATCGCTAAATAGCGGAATacgttattgatattttatcttGGATGAACAGGTCATTCAAAGAAGGGAAGACGGATCAGAGAATTTCAACAGAACTTGGACAGACTATGAATTAGGATTTGGTTCCCCGGCATCAGAGGTCTGGCTAGGTATTCATGTTTACTTTTTCcgttttttcttttgaatgttATGTGTATGTTATTACAAATTACAGCATTGTATcgaatgatttaaaataaaaccccaTAATGGAGAACCACACTGCCGTCGAGATCAAATGGTACTTGATTGTTAATCACTATAAAACGTCAAATCATTAGTTAATGCTACATGTTCATTGCAAAATTTTGTACTGGTCCTCCATTCGCTCACCTgatattttgctttaaataattGTCTAAAGATATTTCAGACTATTATTGAAATTAACAGAATTTCAACATGCGTGATATTAggtaattttgacaaaaattactATTACCTTTGTTAATATGTTGAAGAAACATCACTGATATATTGCGATAAGTGTTATCTTGCTATCGTCATATTTCAATCCAATAATCAAGACGTATTAATAGCCTTAATAGTTCAATGGTCAACCAAAGAAGGTCAATTTCATATGGGAACGGAAGGTTGcccatgatttaaaaaaaaaaccttatatttaTACTGAAATTCATTCGGCCATTAGGAAGTTTTTACAgaagaaccaaaaaaaaaaaaaatcaataacgcGTGTAATAACTTTCGTAGGAAACAAGTACACCCATCAACTGACCGCTGAGGGTCATGATTGAGTTAGAGGACTTCAGTGGTAATAAACGTTACGCCGAGTACAGCAGTTTCAGTTTGGCTGACGTCGCAGACAACTACAGGATTCAGGTCACTGGGTACACGGGGGATGCCGGTATGTGACATCATTATTCACGaaaatttatcttatttttaaaacgcACATGAAAGACCTTTATTCATTCCTGTGTTACCGATATTAACTATTCATTATGAGTGTTAGTTCCTATTATATTATAAGTTATTGGTTTGACTCCATATAAAGTGAAATTTTCGCCGAAATGCTGTAATCGgcatattttgtgtttaaaaaaggggttttatattgtattgtagatttaataaattttagatttttattccattcaTATAAGGAGTTCAGGTTAATCAGCATAATTGTAAGAACTTTTTATTCATAGTGAAAAGTCTTAATGGTGCAACGGGAGGCAAACAATGTGTAGTGATTTTGTACAATCACTTTGTAAAGATAATGCATCATAAAATGTCGTTTTTGTGTTCTAgagatttaagaaaaatgtttaaaacgaGCGTT
This genomic interval carries:
- the LOC105345852 gene encoding fibrinogen alpha chain-like — encoded protein: MFDEGASCKLFLLFVLFACDTSAISLSSNFVYDGDVQYEDSNNTLSEVSMPPGQASTISCCINCLMNTSCKAVEICSTPSENKCRLSKGLTNTTGTAAGATCKRYKMKDKCGGEGYPGSNGNCIYDGCQSCDCVGVLTHASGVYGITIGGNSKLVYCSFENGLSWTVIQRREDGSENFNRTWTDYELGFGSPASEVWLGNKYTHQLTAE